ATGCCACGGTGGTTTTGCTGAGTGAAACCCTCCAAACCCTCAACCCGTTGCAGGCCTTCGCTCTGAGTGTCCACGGCATCATCAACCGCGCGGATTTTTCCAACCTGGAGGGCATTCTCGCCAAGATCATCAGCGACAACGAACTCTTCCTGGTGCCCTACCGCCAGACCCACGAGCGCATCATCCAGGGTAAAGTGTAAGGCGCTTCTCCGGCGCAAAAATCAGGGGCCAGGGGGTGGTCCCTTGCCCGCGTCCTCAAAGCGGCTCAGCCAGGAATAATAACTCCACAGCGGCCCCACCGCCCCGCGCCGGCGCAGCCGTTCCACCAAGGATAAAAACGCCGGGGGCGCCTCCCGGGTAATCCACCGCCGCGAGCGCCGGGCAAATTCCGCCAGCCGCTCCCCGATGCGCTCGGGCGTCAGCGCCGGCGAGACATAATATGTGGGCTGGAGCAGGGACGCCCCCGCGGGCAGCAAGCCCTCCCGCAGCGCGCGGTCGTGCAGGGGCGTGCGCGGATAAATCCGCATGCCAATGACCGGCAACACCACGCATGCCGGCAGATGCAATGAATTGCGGAAACCTTCCTCCAGGGTGGCCTCCGTCTCCCCCGGACCGCCGCAAATCAAAAAGTGGCAGGCGTCCATCCCCGCCTCTTGCACCAGGCGGCTGCAGCGCAACACCTCCGCGAAATCAAAATGCTTGCCATACTCGGCCAGCACCGTGTCGCTGAAACTGTCTGTGCCAAACTCCACGTGCCGCAGGCCCGCGCGCGCCATCAACTGCGCCAGCTCGGGCGTCAAACCGGCGGGACGCAAAAAACAGCCCCAGGTCAGGCGAAGCTGGCGGCGCACCATCGCCTCGCACACGGCCGCGGCGTGCGCTGGCGAGGCGTTGAACACACTGTCCACCACAAAAAAATAACGCGCCCCGGCCGCCTCCAGGGCCGCCAGCTCCTCCGCCACTTCCTCGGCCGGACGATGCCGCGGCACGCGCCCTTCGATGAGGGGATACGTGCAATAACAACAGTGAAAGGCGCAGCCCCGCTGCGTCTGCACATTCAACATCGAGCTGTGCTCGACGTACCAGCGCGCCGCCTCGGCGGGACGAATGGGCCGCGGCAATGTGGCCAGATTCGCCAGATGCGCCGGTGGATTGCAGACCACTTGCCCGCCGCGCCGGTGGACCAAGCCCGGCAGATGGCTGAAATCCCTGCCGGTTTGCAGGGCGGTGAGCAATTGCGGCAAGGTCTCCTCCGCCTCTCCCTGCAACCCGAAATCCGCCCCGCTCAACGTCAACAGCTCCTCGGGAAAGATGGAAAAGCCGCTGCCGCCCAGAATCATCGGCGCCGCGCAGTGCGCCCGAATGGTCCGGCACACCTCGGCCAGTCCATCAAAAAACGTTTCCTGGCGCTGGATGAGCACATCGTCAATATTGCGCAGCGACAGGCCCACAAAATCCGGCGGCCACGCTTTCAGGCGCTCGGTCAGGGTGGTTCCCTCCATTTGCCAGTCGAGCCACTGCGTCTGAAAGCCTGCCTGCCGCAGGGCCGCATCCACATGGGCCAGCCCGAGGGGAAACACCACGTACGGGTCGCGGCAGGTGTTCAGGCTAATCAGCAGGCACCGCGC
This is a stretch of genomic DNA from Fontisphaera persica. It encodes these proteins:
- a CDS encoding lipid biosynthesis B12-binding/radical SAM protein, which gives rise to MSDATAKCFGSLPPPGTGRGARCLLISLNTCRDPYVVFPLGLAHVDAALRQAGFQTQWLDWQMEGTTLTERLKAWPPDFVGLSLRNIDDVLIQRQETFFDGLAEVCRTIRAHCAAPMILGGSGFSIFPEELLTLSGADFGLQGEAEETLPQLLTALQTGRDFSHLPGLVHRRGGQVVCNPPAHLANLATLPRPIRPAEAARWYVEHSSMLNVQTQRGCAFHCCYCTYPLIEGRVPRHRPAEEVAEELAALEAAGARYFFVVDSVFNASPAHAAAVCEAMVRRQLRLTWGCFLRPAGLTPELAQLMARAGLRHVEFGTDSFSDTVLAEYGKHFDFAEVLRCSRLVQEAGMDACHFLICGGPGETEATLEEGFRNSLHLPACVVLPVIGMRIYPRTPLHDRALREGLLPAGASLLQPTYYVSPALTPERIGERLAEFARRSRRWITREAPPAFLSLVERLRRRGAVGPLWSYYSWLSRFEDAGKGPPPGP